One window of the Methylocystis parvus OBBP genome contains the following:
- a CDS encoding sensor histidine kinase, whose translation MIEPTAALQQYARENAQARYAVFDIATKQALSGSSSELVTALDCLDHIDASSIKFRLADDPDKRSQGNLAVVTTPLGDYALAIYGYRFSWADLSEAAKVFLSLHTALVITPGSLGAALLAWLVVRHGLSPLRVAANDVASIDVDSLHRRLSVEQAPREIAPFIEAMNRALETLDRGVTAQRRFAANVAHELRTPIAIMRAHADNPDDQAFRRDMRRDIRRMQTIVEQLLAAASPSVRSRSTASAIDLGASVLALIADYTPLIVENRRRIEFSGPSTPFIVNADKWALECVVSNLLDNALRAEPDGGVIEVRVLADAIIEVIDHGEGVAPPDRERIFEPFWRRDAKIKGAGIGLAISKSLVECMGGSIFVADTPGGGATFRIALGSSHS comes from the coding sequence ATGATCGAACCGACGGCGGCTCTCCAGCAATATGCCCGCGAAAATGCTCAGGCGCGTTACGCGGTCTTTGATATCGCGACAAAGCAGGCGCTGTCCGGCTCTTCGTCAGAACTTGTGACCGCGCTTGATTGCCTCGATCATATCGACGCGTCTTCGATAAAGTTCCGCCTCGCCGATGATCCGGACAAGCGTTCGCAAGGAAATCTGGCGGTCGTCACAACGCCTCTCGGCGATTACGCCCTCGCCATCTATGGCTACCGCTTTTCCTGGGCGGATCTCTCCGAGGCTGCGAAGGTTTTCTTGTCCCTGCATACCGCGCTCGTCATCACGCCGGGCAGTCTGGGGGCGGCGCTCCTCGCCTGGCTCGTTGTGCGTCACGGACTTTCGCCGTTACGCGTTGCGGCAAATGACGTAGCTTCCATCGACGTCGACTCCCTCCATCGGCGGCTTTCGGTCGAACAAGCGCCGCGGGAAATCGCGCCCTTTATCGAGGCGATGAACCGGGCTCTGGAAACGCTCGACAGAGGCGTCACCGCACAACGACGCTTCGCCGCCAATGTCGCGCATGAATTGCGCACGCCCATCGCCATCATGCGCGCCCATGCGGACAATCCGGACGATCAGGCTTTCCGGCGGGACATGCGGAGAGATATTCGAAGAATGCAAACGATTGTCGAACAATTATTGGCGGCGGCGAGTCCTTCCGTTCGAAGCCGTTCGACAGCGAGCGCGATCGACCTTGGAGCGTCGGTGTTGGCGCTCATCGCCGACTATACGCCGTTGATCGTCGAAAACAGGCGCCGGATCGAATTCTCTGGTCCGTCTACGCCATTTATTGTCAATGCCGATAAATGGGCCCTTGAGTGCGTCGTTTCCAATCTCCTGGATAATGCGCTTCGCGCCGAACCGGATGGAGGCGTCATTGAGGTTCGAGTCTTGGCGGACGCCATCATTGAAGTTATCGACCACGGGGAGGGCGTCGCTCCCCCGGATCGCGAGCGAATCTTTGAACCGTTCTGGCGGCGTGACGCCAAAATCAAAGGCGCCGGGATTGGTCTGGCGATTTCGAAGAGCCTCGTGGAGTGCATGGGAGGCTCGATCTTTGTCGCCGACACTCCCGGCGGCGGCGCGACATTTCGAATTGCGCTCGGCTCGAGTCATTCCTGA
- a CDS encoding outer membrane protein, whose amino-acid sequence MGRSLALLLAAAIVAGAGGAKAADLLPPPPPIEPPPPVEFGGWYLRGDVGVGAYELSSLRSTFADPTVVVPAPLFNGYSIGDAAFAGAGVGYQFNNWFRFDVTGEYRTAAQYSAIQSYTDIWSAPGFSPCGIAARCHDLYHGQHSAAVFLANAYFDLGTWYGITPFVGGGVGFATNFLNNWYDISAQPAGGFGYASDKTQTNFAWQVGAGLAYNVTPNLKLEVAYRYLDMGKMSTNQIVCQGTPVCAREVQSFYLASNDIRLGFRYIIPTLVPPPPPPPGPLVRKY is encoded by the coding sequence ATGGGCCGTTCACTCGCCCTCCTTTTAGCGGCCGCAATCGTCGCCGGAGCCGGCGGCGCAAAGGCGGCCGATCTTTTGCCGCCGCCCCCGCCGATCGAGCCGCCGCCGCCCGTTGAATTCGGCGGCTGGTATCTGCGCGGCGATGTGGGCGTCGGCGCCTATGAGTTGAGCAGCCTGCGCTCGACTTTCGCCGATCCGACGGTTGTCGTGCCCGCGCCGCTCTTCAACGGCTATTCCATTGGCGACGCCGCCTTTGCGGGCGCCGGCGTCGGCTACCAGTTCAACAACTGGTTCCGCTTCGACGTCACCGGCGAATATCGCACGGCCGCCCAATATAGCGCGATCCAGAGCTATACGGACATCTGGAGCGCCCCGGGCTTCTCGCCTTGCGGCATCGCGGCGCGCTGCCACGACCTCTATCACGGCCAGCACAGCGCCGCGGTCTTCCTGGCGAACGCCTATTTCGACCTCGGCACCTGGTACGGCATCACGCCTTTCGTGGGCGGCGGCGTCGGCTTCGCCACGAACTTCCTGAACAATTGGTACGACATCTCGGCCCAGCCGGCCGGCGGCTTCGGCTACGCTTCCGACAAGACCCAGACGAACTTCGCCTGGCAGGTCGGCGCGGGTCTCGCCTACAATGTCACGCCGAACCTGAAGCTTGAAGTGGCGTATCGCTATCTCGACATGGGCAAGATGTCGACGAACCAGATCGTCTGCCAGGGCACGCCGGTCTGCGCGCGCGAAGTTCAGAGCTTCTATCTCGCCTCGAACGACATCCGGCTCGGCTTCCGCTACATCATCCCGACGCTGGTCCCCCCGCCCCCGCCGCCTCCCGGCCCGCTGGTGCGGAAATACTGA
- the glmM gene encoding phosphoglucosamine mutase: protein MTRNYFGTDGIRGLANVKITPELALKVGQAAGLIFQRGEGRHRVVIGKDTRLSGYMIEYALVAGFTSVGMDPLLLGPMPTPAVAMLTRSMRADVGVMISASHNSFEDNGIKLFGPDGHKLSDDIERDIERLLDSDLSRRLAASNNLGRARRIDDVRARYIEFAKHTLPRNMSFEGLRVVIDCANGAAYKVAPEALWELGAEVIAIGVEPDGFNINRDVGSTSPQALRAKVRELRADVGIALDGDADRVILVDETGAVVDGDQVMAVVAQSWREQGLLAKPGIVATIMSNLGLERHLNGLGLTLERTAVGDRYVIERMRAEGYNLGGEQSGHVILSDYSTTGDGLVTAMQVLAEAKRQNRRLSEVCHCFEPLPQVLKSVRVHGRLLEKASVAGAIDSARTQLGDNGRIIVRPSGTEPVVRVMAEGDDRDLVETLVAQVCNALRESAEAA from the coding sequence ATGACGCGTAACTATTTCGGAACGGACGGCATCCGTGGTCTCGCCAATGTGAAGATCACGCCCGAGCTTGCCTTGAAAGTGGGACAAGCTGCCGGACTTATATTTCAGCGTGGCGAGGGACGGCATCGCGTCGTCATCGGCAAGGATACGCGCCTCTCGGGCTACATGATCGAATACGCCCTCGTCGCCGGCTTCACCTCGGTGGGCATGGACCCGCTGCTCCTTGGCCCCATGCCGACGCCGGCCGTCGCGATGCTGACGCGCTCCATGCGCGCGGATGTGGGCGTGATGATCTCGGCCTCGCATAATTCCTTCGAGGATAACGGCATCAAGCTCTTCGGCCCGGACGGCCACAAGCTCTCCGACGACATCGAACGTGACATCGAGCGTCTGCTCGACAGCGATCTCTCCCGCCGGCTCGCGGCCTCCAACAATCTCGGCCGCGCCCGCCGCATCGACGACGTCCGCGCCCGCTACATTGAATTCGCAAAGCACACGCTGCCCCGCAATATGAGCTTCGAGGGGTTGCGCGTCGTGATCGACTGCGCCAACGGCGCCGCCTACAAGGTCGCGCCCGAAGCGCTCTGGGAGCTCGGGGCCGAGGTCATCGCCATCGGCGTCGAACCCGACGGCTTCAACATCAACCGCGATGTCGGCTCCACCTCGCCGCAGGCGCTGCGCGCCAAGGTGCGGGAACTGCGCGCCGATGTCGGCATCGCGCTCGACGGCGACGCCGACCGCGTCATTCTCGTCGACGAGACCGGCGCCGTCGTGGATGGCGATCAGGTGATGGCGGTCGTCGCTCAGAGCTGGCGCGAACAGGGACTTCTCGCCAAGCCGGGCATCGTCGCGACGATTATGTCCAATCTTGGCCTTGAGCGCCATCTGAACGGTTTGGGCCTCACCCTCGAGCGCACCGCGGTCGGCGATCGCTACGTCATCGAACGCATGCGCGCGGAGGGCTATAATCTCGGCGGGGAGCAATCCGGCCATGTCATCCTGTCCGACTACTCGACGACCGGCGACGGCCTCGTCACGGCCATGCAGGTGCTGGCTGAAGCCAAACGCCAGAACAGGCGGCTGAGCGAGGTCTGCCATTGCTTCGAGCCTCTGCCCCAGGTGCTCAAGAGCGTGCGCGTCCACGGCCGTCTGCTCGAGAAGGCGTCGGTCGCCGGCGCGATCGATTCCGCGCGCACGCAACTTGGCGACAATGGCCGCATCATCGTCCGGCCGTCCGGCACCGAGCCGGTCGTCCGCGTCATGGCGGAAGGCGACGATCGCGACCTCGTCGAGACGCTCGTCGCGCAAGTCTGCAACGCGCTTCGGGAATCCGCAGAGGCGGCGTAA
- the arsC gene encoding arsenate reductase (glutaredoxin) (This arsenate reductase requires both glutathione and glutaredoxin to convert arsenate to arsenite, after which the efflux transporter formed by ArsA and ArsB can extrude the arsenite from the cell, providing resistance.) — translation MRTIIYHNPACGTSRKVLAALREAGYEPEIVEYLKTPPDRKTLEGILKRMGKNVRDILRKRGAPYEELGLDNPNLSDDEIFAAIEKHPILIERPIVIFGDKAALCRPAETLQELIS, via the coding sequence ATGCGAACGATTATTTACCACAACCCGGCCTGCGGCACGTCCCGCAAAGTCCTGGCCGCCTTGCGCGAGGCGGGATACGAGCCGGAGATCGTCGAATATTTGAAGACCCCGCCGGATCGAAAGACGCTGGAGGGCATTTTGAAGCGCATGGGGAAGAATGTGCGCGACATTCTGCGCAAGCGGGGCGCGCCCTATGAGGAGCTGGGCCTCGATAATCCGAATCTGTCCGATGACGAGATTTTTGCCGCGATCGAGAAGCATCCGATTTTGATCGAGCGGCCGATCGTGATCTTTGGCGACAAGGCGGCTTTGTGCCGGCCGGCCGAGACGCTTCAGGAGCTGATTTCATAA
- a CDS encoding PilZ domain-containing protein, which translates to MEERRRSVRRRTLLTGRIVFRDMSTFECVVRDLSEAGARLRCDQQVVLPEAFCLAIEKLGEKRPARAIWRRDGDIGLAFVS; encoded by the coding sequence ATGGAAGAACGTCGGCGATCGGTGCGACGACGGACGCTGCTGACGGGAAGAATCGTGTTTCGCGACATGTCGACATTCGAATGCGTCGTGCGCGATCTCTCCGAAGCCGGCGCGCGCCTGCGTTGCGATCAGCAGGTCGTCTTGCCGGAGGCGTTCTGCCTCGCGATCGAGAAGCTCGGCGAAAAACGGCCGGCGCGCGCGATCTGGCGGCGCGACGGCGACATCGGATTGGCCTTCGTTTCTTAG
- the ftsH gene encoding ATP-dependent zinc metalloprotease FtsH, giving the protein MNANFRNLALWAIIGLLVVALVMLFQQPGQRTPIRDISFSELLTQVDQGRVHDVTISGNEVVGHFTGDNRPFSTYIPNDANIVPRLQQHNVSISAKPMNDGSSWIMTLLLNALPLVAFLGVWIFLSRQMQGGAGRAMGFGKSKAKLLTEMAGKVTFEDVAGVDEAKEDLQEIVEFLRDPGKFQRLGGRIPRGVLLVGPPGTGKTLLARAIAGEAGVPFFSISGSDFVEMFVGVGASRVRDMFEQAKKNAPCIIFVDEIDAVGRHRGAGLGGGNDEREQTLNQLLVEMDGFEANEGIILIAATNRPDVLDPALMRPGRFDRQITVPNPDFIGREKILKVHARKVPLAPDVDLKVVARGTPGFSGADLMNLVNEAALLAARRSKRIVTNQEFEDSRDKIMMGAERRTLSMTEEEKKLTAYHEGGHALVQLTVPGAMPIHKATIIPRGRALGMVQGLPERDQVSQTYEQLTAMLAIAMGGRVAEELIFGHDKVTSGAASDIQQCTRVARAMITQLGFSDKLGTVAYAEPQQEQFLGYSLGRQQTLSEQTQQTIDAEVRRLVQEAYDKARAILTEKRAQLDTIANGLLEFETLTGEEMKGLLQGKRPVREDTSSSAPQPPRGSAVPTAGGSPEPDVGGLSPNPV; this is encoded by the coding sequence ATGAACGCAAACTTCAGGAACCTCGCCTTGTGGGCCATTATCGGCCTGCTGGTGGTGGCGCTTGTCATGCTGTTCCAGCAACCGGGACAGCGTACGCCGATCCGGGACATTTCGTTCAGCGAACTGCTCACTCAGGTCGATCAGGGACGCGTGCACGACGTGACCATTTCGGGCAATGAGGTCGTCGGACATTTTACGGGGGACAACCGCCCCTTCTCGACCTACATCCCGAATGACGCGAACATCGTGCCGCGCCTGCAGCAGCATAACGTCTCGATCAGCGCCAAGCCGATGAACGACGGCTCGAGCTGGATCATGACGCTGCTCCTCAACGCGCTTCCCCTCGTCGCCTTTCTCGGCGTCTGGATTTTCCTGTCCCGCCAGATGCAGGGCGGCGCCGGCCGTGCGATGGGGTTTGGCAAGTCGAAGGCGAAGCTTTTGACGGAGATGGCGGGGAAGGTGACGTTTGAGGACGTCGCCGGCGTCGACGAGGCGAAGGAGGATTTGCAGGAGATCGTGGAGTTTCTGCGCGATCCGGGCAAGTTCCAGCGCCTTGGCGGGCGCATTCCGCGCGGCGTGCTGCTGGTCGGCCCGCCCGGCACCGGCAAGACGCTGCTCGCCCGCGCCATCGCCGGCGAGGCGGGCGTGCCGTTCTTCTCAATCTCGGGCTCCGACTTCGTCGAGATGTTCGTCGGCGTCGGCGCGTCGCGCGTGCGCGACATGTTCGAGCAGGCCAAGAAGAACGCGCCCTGCATCATCTTCGTCGACGAGATCGACGCGGTCGGCCGTCATCGCGGCGCTGGGCTCGGCGGCGGCAATGACGAGCGCGAGCAGACCCTGAACCAGTTGCTCGTCGAGATGGACGGCTTCGAAGCGAATGAGGGCATCATCCTCATCGCCGCGACGAACCGTCCCGACGTGCTCGACCCGGCTTTGATGCGGCCGGGCCGCTTCGACCGTCAGATCACCGTGCCGAACCCGGACTTCATCGGCCGCGAGAAGATCCTCAAGGTTCACGCCCGCAAGGTGCCTTTGGCGCCGGATGTGGACCTGAAGGTGGTGGCGCGCGGCACGCCGGGCTTTTCGGGCGCGGATCTGATGAACCTCGTCAACGAGGCGGCGCTGCTGGCGGCGCGGCGCTCGAAGCGGATCGTCACGAATCAGGAGTTCGAGGATTCGCGCGACAAGATCATGATGGGCGCGGAGCGCCGGACCCTCTCCATGACGGAGGAGGAGAAGAAGCTCACGGCCTATCACGAGGGCGGCCATGCGCTGGTTCAGCTGACGGTTCCGGGGGCGATGCCGATCCACAAGGCGACGATCATCCCGCGCGGCCGGGCGCTGGGCATGGTGCAGGGCCTGCCGGAGCGCGATCAGGTGTCGCAGACCTATGAGCAGCTGACGGCGATGCTGGCGATCGCGATGGGCGGCCGGGTGGCGGAGGAGCTGATCTTCGGCCATGACAAGGTGACGTCCGGGGCGGCGTCGGACATCCAGCAATGCACGCGGGTGGCGCGGGCGATGATCACGCAGCTCGGCTTTTCGGACAAGCTGGGGACGGTGGCCTATGCGGAGCCGCAGCAGGAGCAGTTCCTGGGCTATTCGCTGGGGCGTCAGCAGACCTTGTCGGAGCAGACGCAGCAGACGATTGACGCGGAGGTGCGTCGTCTGGTGCAGGAGGCTTACGACAAGGCCCGGGCGATCCTCACCGAGAAGCGGGCGCAGCTCGACACCATCGCCAACGGGCTCCTGGAGTTCGAGACGCTGACGGGCGAGGAGATGAAGGGTCTGTTGCAGGGCAAGCGCCCGGTGCGCGAGGACACCAGCTCCTCCGCCCCGCAGCCCCCGCGCGGCTCCGCCGTCCCAACCGCCGGCGGATCGCCAGAGCCGGATGTCGGCGGGCTCTCGCCGAACCCGGTTTAA
- the tilS gene encoding tRNA lysidine(34) synthetase TilS yields MADHAKRVLTLGEASALNLLRPHEKLLLAVSGGPDSVALMLLCARWSERAAHEIAVAVVDHGLRPAARAEAEQVGKWAKALGFRHYLLRWEGEKPVTRIQERAREARYALLAACAREMGGAAIVTAHHADDQAETILFRLTRGSGISGLAGMAAASRCADAALLRPLLDMRKSALVALCEQADHPFFTDPSNSDEAYARARMRKLAPLLAAQGLDAEALLRLGRRAARADAALDACAAAAREAARIDSDAGLARFDPSKLRDLPLEILLRILGDEIERLAPRARLRLDRLERAALLLSRALQSGAPRRLTLAGLLLEFGRGAVSLGPAPPRRAGRRDDCGDA; encoded by the coding sequence TTGGCCGACCACGCGAAGCGGGTTCTGACCTTGGGCGAGGCGTCGGCGCTCAACCTGCTGAGGCCGCACGAGAAACTGCTCCTCGCCGTGTCGGGCGGGCCGGACTCGGTCGCGCTGATGCTGCTTTGCGCCCGCTGGTCCGAACGGGCGGCGCATGAGATCGCCGTCGCCGTCGTCGACCACGGCCTTCGCCCCGCCGCGCGCGCCGAGGCGGAACAGGTCGGAAAATGGGCGAAGGCGCTCGGGTTTCGCCATTATTTGCTGCGCTGGGAGGGCGAGAAGCCCGTAACGCGCATTCAGGAGCGCGCCCGGGAAGCGCGTTACGCCTTGCTCGCAGCCTGCGCCAGGGAGATGGGCGGCGCGGCCATCGTCACGGCGCATCACGCCGACGATCAGGCGGAGACGATTCTCTTTCGGCTGACGAGAGGCTCCGGAATTTCCGGTCTCGCCGGTATGGCCGCCGCGTCGCGATGCGCGGACGCGGCGCTGTTGCGCCCGCTCCTCGACATGCGCAAATCGGCACTCGTCGCGCTCTGCGAGCAGGCGGATCACCCCTTCTTCACCGATCCGTCCAATAGCGACGAAGCCTATGCGCGCGCCCGGATGCGCAAGCTCGCGCCGCTTTTGGCCGCTCAGGGTCTGGACGCCGAGGCCTTGCTGAGGCTCGGGCGGCGCGCCGCCCGGGCCGACGCGGCGCTCGACGCCTGCGCGGCGGCGGCGCGAGAGGCCGCGCGCATCGACAGCGACGCTGGTCTCGCGCGCTTCGATCCGTCCAAACTGCGCGACCTCCCTTTGGAAATCCTGCTGCGCATTCTTGGGGACGAAATCGAGCGACTAGCGCCGCGCGCGCGGCTTCGGCTCGACCGGCTGGAGCGCGCCGCACTGCTCCTGTCGCGGGCCCTGCAATCGGGCGCGCCTCGGCGCCTCACTCTTGCCGGGCTCCTGTTGGAGTTTGGGCGAGGCGCGGTCTCGCTTGGCCCGGCGCCGCCCCGACGCGCGGGCCGCCGCGACGACTGCGGCGACGCCTGA
- the ybgF gene encoding tol-pal system protein YbgF has translation MRRLPDWQGFQRGRRISISTLMISRIALSAALFLSAGAALAYDPYGSARRDSELDLAQGYNRPPAEYDGSPPGEIDGAGPDAAAMMTRIDRLERDIRRLTGQNEELQHKVQVLEEQLRAARDAAPHGADATAPRPAPAPVASAPAPAAAPVPAASTGLKRGDAFDPATDPAAPGAPKPLGSTAPSAPLPNKTAAGSVTTAPAAREVGQPMDIAHGRLVGDQPAALPEIAPTPAAIPLGPKEEYEEAVATLKAGKFEAAEKELAAFLSKNPKSKYAPAATFNLGESFFLRGRHREAAEKYLEISQKFGQSAQAPDALLRLGQSLGAMGAREQACASYNEIGVKYPGSAPRIRDAAARESKKLQC, from the coding sequence ATGCGGCGCTTGCCGGATTGGCAAGGCTTTCAGCGCGGCCGTCGCATCTCCATATCCACGCTCATGATCTCACGCATCGCCCTCTCCGCCGCCCTCTTCCTCAGCGCGGGCGCCGCGCTGGCCTACGACCCGTATGGCTCGGCCAGACGCGATTCCGAGCTTGACCTCGCACAAGGCTATAATCGCCCGCCTGCGGAATATGACGGCTCGCCGCCCGGCGAGATCGACGGCGCCGGTCCCGACGCCGCGGCGATGATGACGCGTATAGACAGGCTCGAACGCGACATTCGCCGCCTCACCGGCCAGAACGAAGAATTGCAGCACAAGGTTCAGGTGCTGGAGGAACAGCTCCGCGCCGCGCGGGACGCCGCACCCCATGGCGCCGATGCGACCGCTCCGCGTCCGGCGCCCGCGCCTGTCGCCTCCGCCCCTGCGCCGGCCGCCGCGCCTGTCCCGGCCGCCTCCACTGGCCTGAAACGCGGCGACGCCTTCGATCCGGCGACGGACCCCGCCGCTCCCGGCGCGCCGAAGCCGCTCGGCTCGACCGCCCCTTCCGCTCCGCTTCCCAATAAGACCGCCGCCGGCTCGGTCACGACCGCGCCGGCGGCGCGCGAGGTCGGACAGCCCATGGACATCGCCCATGGCCGCCTCGTCGGCGACCAGCCCGCCGCCTTGCCCGAAATCGCGCCGACGCCGGCCGCCATCCCCCTCGGCCCGAAGGAGGAATATGAGGAGGCGGTGGCCACGCTGAAGGCCGGCAAATTCGAGGCGGCGGAGAAGGAGCTCGCAGCCTTCCTCTCCAAGAACCCCAAGAGCAAATACGCTCCGGCGGCGACCTTCAATCTCGGCGAGAGCTTCTTCCTGCGCGGCCGCCATCGCGAGGCGGCGGAGAAATATCTCGAAATCTCGCAGAAATTCGGCCAGTCCGCGCAGGCCCCCGACGCGCTTCTGCGGCTCGGCCAGTCGCTCGGGGCCATGGGCGCGAGAGAACAGGCCTGCGCCTCCTACAACGAAATCGGCGTCAAATATCCGGGCTCGGCGCCGCGCATCCGCGACGCGGCGGCGCGCGAGAGCAAGAAGCTGCAATGCTGA
- a CDS encoding thermonuclease family protein, giving the protein MKKRIFLKNVLADLGEAMWRMGRRGSHLPVRDVFDVAAVVCALFWGSTVYALNPAPETGVCSLESATPATVAAIDKDFDLLLDDGRRAAISGLEFPPPVAQGAPGLRAQARKRLSDWLAGRDVFLGAFAASPDRWGHVPARVFAPRGETPDAPLVSVGEALLEEGLARFRPDRAAAPCAAAYLAAEAPAREEGRGIWADPAARAVNAGSKEAARALLQRKGIIVVEGRIASFGETRGAIYLNFGQKRAEDFAIVILRRNLAIFQASGIEPRKLIGRRARVRGLIETGLGPRMEISAPADIEILEDAKP; this is encoded by the coding sequence TTGAAAAAGCGCATATTCCTGAAAAATGTTCTGGCCGATCTTGGCGAGGCCATGTGGCGCATGGGCCGCCGCGGCTCTCACCTTCCCGTGAGGGATGTGTTTGACGTCGCCGCCGTGGTTTGCGCGCTCTTTTGGGGTTCGACCGTTTACGCCCTGAATCCCGCCCCCGAAACCGGCGTCTGCTCGCTCGAAAGCGCGACCCCCGCCACTGTCGCCGCCATTGACAAGGATTTTGATCTCCTGCTCGACGATGGTCGCCGCGCCGCCATTTCCGGGCTCGAATTTCCGCCACCCGTCGCCCAGGGCGCTCCCGGCCTTCGGGCGCAGGCGCGTAAGCGCCTATCGGATTGGCTCGCCGGCCGCGACGTCTTTCTCGGCGCCTTCGCCGCGTCGCCTGATCGATGGGGGCATGTTCCGGCGCGGGTCTTCGCGCCTCGAGGCGAGACGCCCGACGCGCCGCTCGTCTCGGTCGGGGAGGCGCTGCTGGAGGAGGGGCTGGCGCGCTTCCGGCCGGATCGCGCGGCCGCGCCTTGCGCCGCCGCCTATCTCGCCGCGGAGGCGCCGGCGCGGGAGGAGGGAAGGGGGATTTGGGCCGATCCGGCGGCGCGGGCCGTCAACGCCGGGAGCAAGGAGGCGGCGCGCGCCTTGCTGCAGCGCAAGGGAATAATCGTCGTCGAAGGCCGGATCGCCAGCTTTGGCGAGACGCGCGGCGCGATCTACCTGAATTTTGGCCAAAAGCGCGCGGAAGATTTCGCGATCGTGATTTTGCGCCGCAATTTGGCTATCTTCCAGGCGTCGGGAATCGAGCCGAGAAAACTGATCGGGCGGCGAGCGCGGGTGCGAGGGCTGATTGAGACAGGTTTGGGACCGCGCATGGAAATTTCCGCGCCAGCTGACATCGAAATTCTTGAAGACGCCAAGCCATAA
- a CDS encoding M48 family metalloprotease: MKTPSHKFAGRALAVACAFFLADCAELERQGQMFEPATPPPPQTGKPPAPPKTENRGSIQHKELLAQFGGEYQALAAERYLDNILVKLAQASDTPGQLVYKVTILNTPVVNAFALPSGNLYVTRGLLALAGDASEAAAVMAHEIAHVTLRHSALRAEKEREAAVISQAATVIQSRQKGEEERSKQRLSVASFSRQQELDADETGVKVIARAGFDPYGAARFLTALGRSSELRAALYGKRKDSMGFDIMSTHPSTPERVSRAVGVARQISAPGIGNRDRAGYLAAINGVAFGDDPMEGYVRDRKFTHPRLRFTFTAPEGFLLENSSEAVFGVRQSDNEALRLDTVRNPQFESLEAYVGSGWVDGLLPSSVKKIDVNGLPAVTAVARAGEWNFRIAVIQSGEYLYRLIYAAKALTDQAEKEFMESIMTFRRLTPEEAREAHGLKISVISAGLGDTVESLAAHMTTPNRPLEYFRLLNGLDESEGIVAGERYKIVTE; encoded by the coding sequence TTGAAGACGCCAAGCCATAAATTCGCCGGGCGGGCGCTGGCCGTCGCCTGCGCCTTTTTTCTTGCCGACTGCGCCGAGCTCGAGCGGCAGGGGCAGATGTTCGAGCCTGCGACGCCGCCGCCCCCGCAAACCGGAAAACCGCCCGCGCCGCCGAAGACGGAAAATCGCGGCTCGATCCAGCACAAGGAGCTGCTCGCCCAGTTCGGCGGCGAATATCAGGCGCTGGCGGCGGAGCGCTATCTCGACAATATTCTCGTCAAGCTGGCGCAAGCGAGCGATACGCCGGGGCAGCTCGTCTACAAGGTCACGATCCTCAATACGCCGGTCGTCAACGCCTTCGCGCTTCCGTCCGGCAATCTCTATGTCACGCGCGGGCTTCTGGCGCTGGCGGGCGACGCCTCGGAGGCGGCGGCGGTGATGGCGCATGAGATCGCCCATGTCACGCTGCGCCACAGCGCCCTGCGCGCCGAGAAGGAGCGCGAGGCGGCCGTGATTTCGCAGGCGGCGACGGTCATTCAGAGCCGCCAGAAGGGCGAGGAGGAACGCTCGAAGCAGCGCCTTTCGGTTGCGAGCTTCTCGCGTCAGCAGGAGCTCGACGCCGATGAAACCGGCGTGAAGGTGATCGCGCGGGCGGGCTTCGATCCGTATGGCGCGGCGCGGTTTCTCACCGCGCTGGGCCGCTCCTCCGAACTGCGCGCCGCGCTCTACGGCAAGCGCAAGGATTCGATGGGCTTCGACATCATGTCGACTCATCCCTCGACGCCCGAGCGCGTCTCCCGGGCTGTCGGGGTCGCCCGGCAGATCAGCGCGCCGGGCATCGGCAATCGCGACCGCGCCGGCTATCTCGCCGCCATTAACGGCGTCGCCTTCGGCGACGATCCGATGGAGGGCTATGTCCGCGACCGGAAATTCACGCATCCGCGTCTGCGCTTCACCTTCACCGCGCCAGAAGGCTTTTTGCTGGAGAATTCCAGCGAAGCCGTATTCGGCGTGCGGCAGTCGGACAATGAGGCGCTGCGGCTCGATACGGTGCGCAACCCGCAATTCGAAAGCCTGGAGGCTTATGTCGGCTCCGGCTGGGTCGACGGACTGCTGCCATCCTCGGTGAAGAAGATCGACGTCAACGGCCTGCCGGCGGTGACGGCGGTGGCGCGCGCGGGCGAATGGAATTTCCGCATCGCCGTCATCCAGTCGGGCGAGTATCTCTATCGACTGATCTACGCCGCGAAGGCGCTGACCGATCAGGCCGAAAAGGAGTTCATGGAGTCGATCATGACTTTCCGGCGTCTCACGCCGGAGGAGGCGCGAGAGGCGCATGGACTTAAAATTTCCGTAATCTCGGCCGGCCTGGGGGACACCGTCGAGAGCCTCGCGGCGCATATGACGACGCCAAATCGGCCTCTCGAATACTTCCGTCTTCTCAATGGCTTGGACGAGAGCGAAGGAATCGTGGCGGGAGAGCGTTACAAAATCGTAACGGAGTAG